A DNA window from Bradyrhizobium barranii subsp. barranii contains the following coding sequences:
- a CDS encoding restriction endonuclease subunit S, whose translation MNSERLLDAFNRLGDGPETVQQFRKLVVGLAMSGKLVAPDEAALAPSSLLKEIETRKRVLVQQGALRNQSPLSAVSLEDLPKGFTDPSSFVRLGEIARIEKGQTGIMKAEPGAYPLVVTAEERGTCDHFDFEGSAAIVPLVSSAGHGKASLQRLHYQEGKFALGSILAAIFPHAPELISARFLFEYLTSFKDELLVSQMIGTANVSLSVGKVSHVPVPLVPPLVQRKVDELMGLCDRLESAWAGREGVRDRLAAASLARLNVPDPETFEVDARFAHDALPSLTARPDQIKALRQTILNLAVRGKLVPQNEKDEPAAELLKRIAKERQRRVKSSRAPSLSRVATATSLPEGWTDATLAELAIFENGDRSSNYPSGADILGSGVAFFSTKNLSGHKLHFTNLDYISEAKFASLRSGKLQDHDILVTLRGSVGKFGLFRASEEIKTGFINAQLLIVRSLLPQFVDFLLTFMKSEVFSTQLDTRASGSATPQLSAGQLAQVVISLPPLAEQHRIVAKVDALMALCDRLEASLTATASTRRRLLDALLAEALAPVDAREMEAAE comes from the coding sequence ATGAACTCCGAACGCCTTCTCGATGCTTTCAATCGCCTTGGTGATGGACCGGAAACGGTCCAGCAGTTTCGAAAACTTGTCGTTGGCCTTGCCATGTCCGGCAAGCTGGTTGCACCCGATGAAGCGGCGCTGGCACCCTCAAGTTTGTTAAAGGAGATTGAAACAAGGAAGCGCGTTCTCGTTCAACAAGGAGCGCTTCGTAACCAAAGTCCGTTGAGCGCCGTTTCTCTTGAGGACTTGCCGAAAGGCTTCACTGACCCGTCAAGTTTTGTCCGCCTTGGAGAAATCGCGAGGATCGAAAAAGGGCAGACGGGCATCATGAAGGCTGAGCCCGGCGCTTATCCCCTTGTGGTTACGGCTGAGGAACGCGGGACTTGCGATCACTTTGATTTTGAGGGTTCGGCTGCAATCGTACCGCTTGTTTCATCGGCAGGCCATGGCAAGGCCAGCTTGCAAAGGCTCCATTATCAGGAAGGTAAGTTCGCCCTCGGCAGTATTTTGGCCGCGATTTTTCCCCATGCGCCCGAACTTATCTCGGCGCGTTTTCTTTTCGAATATCTGACCTCATTCAAGGACGAGTTGCTTGTGTCCCAAATGATCGGGACGGCGAATGTCTCGCTGAGTGTTGGCAAGGTTTCTCACGTTCCGGTGCCGCTCGTTCCACCATTGGTCCAGCGCAAGGTCGATGAACTGATGGGCCTCTGCGACCGGCTGGAGTCGGCCTGGGCGGGCCGCGAGGGGGTGCGCGACCGGCTGGCGGCGGCGAGCCTCGCCCGACTTAACGTGCCCGATCCCGAAACATTCGAAGTCGACGCCCGCTTCGCCCACGACGCGCTGCCGTCGCTCACCGCGCGCCCCGACCAGATCAAGGCCCTGCGCCAGACCATCCTGAATCTCGCCGTGCGCGGCAAACTCGTGCCGCAAAATGAAAAAGACGAGCCAGCGGCGGAACTGCTGAAGCGGATCGCGAAGGAAAGGCAGAGACGAGTAAAATCTAGCCGCGCACCATCGTTGTCACGAGTTGCGACTGCAACTTCGCTGCCGGAAGGTTGGACTGATGCAACCTTGGCCGAGCTCGCGATCTTCGAGAATGGAGACCGCAGTTCCAACTATCCAAGCGGCGCAGATATTCTAGGATCTGGCGTTGCATTCTTTAGCACTAAGAACCTTTCAGGTCATAAATTGCATTTCACAAACCTGGACTACATTTCAGAAGCGAAATTTGCTTCTCTTAGAAGCGGCAAACTGCAAGACCACGATATTCTTGTAACTCTCCGAGGTTCGGTTGGAAAGTTTGGCCTGTTTAGAGCGAGCGAGGAAATTAAAACTGGCTTCATCAATGCGCAGCTTCTGATTGTACGAAGCCTACTGCCTCAGTTCGTTGATTTCCTACTGACGTTCATGAAGTCTGAGGTGTTTTCGACGCAACTAGATACCCGCGCCAGCGGAAGCGCTACGCCTCAACTTTCTGCCGGGCAGTTAGCCCAAGTCGTCATTTCCCTACCACCGCTTGCCGAACAACACCGCATCGTCGCCAAGGTCGATGCACTTATGGCGCTGTGTGACCGGCTGGAGGCGAGCCTCACCGCCACTGCCTCCACCCGCCGCCGCCTGCTCGACGCGCTGCTGGCGGAAGCCCTGGCGCCAGTGGACGCCCGCGAGATGGAGGCGGCGGAATGA
- a CDS encoding type I restriction-modification system subunit M: MIVRTSVKSIQDIMRQDVGVDGDAQRISQLTWLFFLKIIDDQDQELELTKDGYRSPLPKKFQWRNWAADPEGITGQALLDFINDQLFPALKGLQISAKPGDRRRVVRDVFEDAYNYMKSGQLLRQVVNKINQVDFNNLDERRHFGEFYEQLLNDLQSAGNAGEYYTPRAVTAFMVDRIDPHPGEVLFDPACGTGGFLTCAIRHMEAKGYVRTPKQREKMQGALRAVEKKQLPHMLCVTNMLLHDIEDPSFVRHDNTLRRALISWTKDERVDIIVTNPPFGGKEEDGIENNFPTFRTKETADLFLALIVRLLKPEGRAAVVLPDGTLFGEGVKTRLKEHLMEECNLHTIVRLPNSVFKPYASIGTNLLFFEKGAPTKDIWFYEHRVPEGQKAYSMTKPIRLDYFQGCIDWWGGKERKGREETPQAWKVSAEEVKAGGYNLDIKNPHSVADDHGDPETLLAELARAEAETAGLRDELKAILAEALAL, from the coding sequence ATGATCGTCCGCACTTCTGTCAAATCCATTCAAGACATCATGCGCCAAGACGTGGGGGTCGACGGCGATGCGCAGCGCATCAGCCAGCTCACTTGGCTGTTCTTTCTAAAGATCATCGACGATCAGGATCAGGAACTCGAACTGACCAAGGACGGCTACCGCTCGCCGCTGCCGAAGAAATTCCAATGGCGCAACTGGGCTGCGGACCCGGAGGGCATCACAGGGCAGGCGTTGCTCGACTTCATCAACGACCAGCTTTTCCCAGCGCTGAAGGGCCTGCAGATTTCGGCCAAACCTGGCGACCGCCGCCGCGTGGTGCGGGACGTGTTCGAGGACGCCTACAATTACATGAAATCCGGCCAACTGCTGCGGCAGGTGGTGAACAAGATCAATCAGGTCGATTTTAATAATCTCGACGAGCGGCGGCACTTCGGCGAGTTCTACGAGCAATTGCTCAACGACCTGCAATCGGCCGGCAATGCCGGCGAATATTACACGCCGCGCGCCGTGACCGCCTTCATGGTCGATCGCATCGATCCGCATCCGGGCGAAGTCCTATTCGATCCGGCCTGCGGCACGGGCGGATTTCTCACCTGCGCCATCCGCCACATGGAGGCCAAGGGGTATGTCCGCACGCCGAAACAGCGCGAAAAAATGCAAGGCGCCCTGCGGGCCGTGGAGAAGAAGCAGCTTCCGCACATGCTCTGCGTCACTAACATGCTGCTCCACGACATCGAAGACCCAAGCTTCGTGCGCCACGACAACACGCTAAGACGCGCGCTGATTAGTTGGACGAAGGATGAGCGAGTTGACATCATCGTCACCAATCCGCCGTTCGGTGGAAAGGAAGAAGACGGCATTGAGAACAATTTCCCGACCTTCCGTACCAAAGAGACGGCCGACCTGTTCCTGGCGCTGATCGTGCGCCTACTGAAGCCGGAAGGTCGCGCCGCCGTGGTGCTGCCTGATGGCACGCTGTTCGGCGAGGGTGTGAAGACGCGGCTCAAGGAACATCTGATGGAGGAATGCAACCTCCACACCATCGTCCGCCTGCCCAATTCCGTGTTCAAGCCTTATGCCTCGATCGGCACCAACCTCCTGTTCTTCGAGAAGGGCGCGCCGACGAAAGACATCTGGTTCTACGAGCACCGCGTGCCGGAAGGCCAGAAAGCCTATTCGATGACCAAGCCAATCCGGCTGGACTATTTTCAGGGCTGCATCGACTGGTGGGGCGGCAAGGAGCGCAAGGGCCGCGAGGAGACGCCGCAGGCGTGGAAGGTGAGCGCCGAGGAGGTGAAGGCGGGCGGCTACAATCTCGATATCAAAAACCCGCACAGCGTCGCCGACGATCACGGCGACCCGGAAACGCTGCTGGCCGAACTCGCCCGCGCCGAAGCCGAGACGGCGGGCTTGCGGGATGAATTGAAGGCGATCCTGGCCGAGGCGCTCGCTCTATGA
- the hsdR gene encoding EcoAI/FtnUII family type I restriction enzme subunit R: protein MDKRSLTQRDICTKFILPAIKRAGWDEMVQVREEVYFTKGQIIVRGKLVTRGKAKKADFVLYYKPNIPIALIEAKDNNHSVGHGIQQGLDYAATLDIPFVFSSNGDGFVFHDRTGLSAPVEANLGLDAFPSPADLWARYRAWKGLDDEAEQIVLQDYFDDGSGKAPRYYQVNAVNAAIEAIAKGRDRVLLVMATGTGKTYTAFQIIWRLWKAGRKKRILFLADRNVLIDQTMVNDFRPFGPAMAKLSTNAKTIEKQDGTKEELPLALDKKRRIDTAFEVYLGLYQAITGPEERQKLYREFSPGFFDLIVIDECHRGSAAEDSAWREILDHFSGATQIGLTATPKETEYVSNTDYFGAPAFTYSLKQGISDGFLAPYKVIKVHIDRDVEGYRPELGQLDRDGNEVEDRIYNAKDFDRHIVLDDRTVLTAKKITEFLKESGDRYQKTIVFCVDEEHAARMRQALVNENADLVSENQRYVMRITGSDKEGQDQLGNFIDPESKYPVLVTTSRLLSTGVDAQTCRLIVLDRAVGSMTEFKQIVGRGTRVHEDTKKFFFTLIDFRGATSHFADPDFDGEPVQIYAPGDGDPITPPDDAPQGDHTIPPTPGNDETVVDQPGLPLPPGDPIRKIYVDGVGARILAERVEYLDENGKLVTESLRDFTKTALKKRFASLDDFLKRWKSAERKQAIIEELEAEGLALDAIADELGKNLDPFDLICHVAFDKKPLTRRERAENVKKRDVFTKYGPQARTVLDALLEKYRDEGVLNLDDANVLKVTPFTAMGSVMQLIRAFGGKEGFEKAVHEMQDALYQETA, encoded by the coding sequence ATGGACAAACGAAGCCTCACTCAGCGCGATATCTGCACCAAGTTCATCCTGCCAGCCATCAAGCGCGCCGGCTGGGACGAAATGGTGCAGGTTCGGGAGGAGGTCTATTTTACCAAAGGCCAGATCATCGTGCGCGGTAAGCTGGTCACGCGTGGCAAGGCCAAGAAGGCCGACTTCGTTCTATACTACAAGCCGAACATCCCAATCGCGCTGATCGAGGCCAAGGACAATAATCACAGTGTCGGCCACGGTATCCAGCAGGGCCTCGACTACGCGGCGACGCTGGATATTCCCTTCGTGTTTTCCTCGAATGGCGACGGCTTCGTCTTTCACGACCGCACCGGACTGAGCGCCCCGGTGGAGGCAAACCTTGGCCTTGACGCCTTCCCCTCGCCGGCAGACCTGTGGGCGCGCTATCGCGCCTGGAAAGGCCTGGACGACGAGGCCGAGCAGATCGTGCTGCAGGACTATTTCGACGACGGCAGCGGCAAGGCCCCGCGCTATTATCAGGTCAACGCCGTCAACGCCGCGATCGAGGCCATCGCCAAGGGCCGCGACCGCGTGCTGCTCGTAATGGCGACCGGCACCGGCAAGACCTACACGGCCTTTCAGATCATCTGGCGTCTCTGGAAGGCCGGCCGCAAGAAGCGCATCCTGTTCCTTGCTGACCGCAACGTGCTGATCGACCAGACGATGGTGAACGATTTCCGCCCGTTCGGCCCGGCTATGGCGAAACTTTCGACCAACGCGAAGACGATCGAGAAGCAGGACGGCACCAAGGAAGAACTGCCGCTTGCGCTCGACAAGAAACGGCGGATCGACACCGCCTTCGAGGTCTATCTCGGACTCTATCAGGCGATAACCGGACCGGAAGAGCGCCAGAAGCTCTACCGCGAGTTCTCGCCGGGCTTCTTCGACCTGATCGTGATCGACGAATGCCACCGTGGCAGTGCTGCCGAGGACTCTGCCTGGCGCGAAATCCTCGACCATTTCTCGGGCGCCACACAGATCGGCCTCACCGCCACGCCGAAGGAAACTGAATATGTCTCCAACACCGACTATTTCGGCGCACCGGCCTTCACCTATTCGCTGAAGCAGGGGATCAGCGACGGCTTCCTCGCGCCGTACAAGGTCATCAAGGTGCACATCGACCGCGACGTAGAAGGCTACCGGCCCGAACTTGGCCAGCTCGACCGCGACGGCAACGAGGTCGAGGACCGCATCTACAACGCCAAGGATTTCGACCGGCACATCGTGCTCGACGACCGCACGGTGCTGACGGCGAAGAAGATCACTGAGTTCCTCAAGGAAAGTGGCGACCGCTACCAGAAAACCATCGTGTTCTGCGTCGACGAGGAACACGCGGCGCGCATGCGGCAGGCGCTCGTCAACGAGAACGCCGATCTGGTGTCCGAAAACCAGCGCTACGTTATGCGCATCACGGGCAGCGACAAGGAAGGCCAGGACCAGCTTGGCAACTTCATCGACCCGGAATCGAAATATCCCGTTCTGGTGACAACCTCGCGGCTTCTCTCGACCGGCGTCGATGCACAGACCTGCCGCTTGATCGTGCTTGATCGCGCGGTGGGCTCGATGACCGAGTTCAAGCAGATCGTCGGGCGCGGCACCCGCGTTCACGAGGACACCAAGAAGTTCTTCTTCACATTGATCGACTTTCGCGGCGCGACCAGCCATTTCGCCGACCCGGATTTCGACGGCGAGCCGGTGCAGATTTACGCGCCCGGCGACGGCGACCCGATCACGCCGCCCGATGACGCGCCGCAGGGCGACCACACGATCCCGCCCACACCCGGCAACGACGAAACCGTGGTCGATCAGCCGGGCTTGCCGCTCCCGCCCGGCGATCCGATTCGAAAGATTTATGTTGATGGCGTCGGCGCCCGCATCCTCGCCGAGCGCGTCGAATATCTCGACGAGAACGGCAAGCTCGTCACCGAATCCCTGCGCGACTTCACCAAGACGGCGCTGAAGAAGCGCTTCGCCAGCCTCGACGATTTCCTCAAGCGCTGGAAATCGGCCGAACGAAAACAGGCGATCATCGAGGAACTGGAAGCCGAGGGCTTGGCGCTCGACGCCATAGCCGACGAACTCGGCAAGAACCTCGATCCCTTCGATCTGATCTGCCACGTCGCCTTCGACAAGAAGCCGCTGACCCGCCGCGAGCGGGCCGAGAACGTGAAGAAGCGCGACGTGTTCACCAAATACGGGCCGCAGGCTCGCACCGTGCTCGATGCGCTTCTGGAAAAGTACCGCGACGAGGGTGTGCTCAATCTCGACGACGCCAACGTGCTGAAGGTGACGCCTTTCACCGCGATGGGCAGCGTCATGCAACTCATCAGGGCGTTCGGCGGCAAGGAAGGCTTCGAAAAAGCCGTCCACGAAATGCAGGACGCGCTTTATCAGGAGACCGCCTAA
- a CDS encoding DUF7146 domain-containing protein: protein MTAETIAKALGGHRAGATWMARCPAHDDRAPSLSISSGKDGKVLVRCHAGCEQRDVITALVDRGLWDATSKSAGRFAHKRRTRIAAEPDLDAKARTEAALAIWQASRGVEGTPVEAYLRSRGLNVPAWPALRFHARLKHPSGGVWPAMVALVTLGGTGSPIAVHRTFLAGDGGGKAPVNPAKMMLGPCRGCVVRLGAPGDVLMVGEGIETCLAAMQATGNAAWAALSTSGLRSLDLPRDVRDVIVLADGDEPGEAAARDCARRWKRDGRRVRIARPPQGMDFNDLLKARASAVTEGVR from the coding sequence ATGACCGCTGAAACCATCGCCAAGGCGCTCGGCGGACACCGCGCGGGCGCAACATGGATGGCCCGCTGCCCGGCGCATGACGATCGCGCGCCGAGCCTTTCGATCAGTTCGGGCAAGGACGGCAAGGTGCTCGTCCGCTGCCATGCCGGCTGCGAGCAGCGCGACGTGATCACCGCCCTTGTTGATCGCGGTCTATGGGATGCAACGAGCAAGAGTGCTGGTCGCTTTGCCCATAAGCGCCGCACTCGCATTGCCGCTGAACCCGATCTTGATGCGAAGGCGCGCACGGAGGCGGCACTGGCGATTTGGCAGGCGTCGCGCGGGGTCGAGGGAACACCCGTTGAAGCTTATCTGCGCTCGCGCGGGCTCAACGTTCCGGCTTGGCCGGCCCTGCGCTTCCACGCCCGCTTGAAACACCCCTCGGGCGGCGTCTGGCCCGCGATGGTGGCGCTGGTGACGCTCGGCGGCACCGGATCGCCAATCGCCGTTCACCGCACCTTTCTCGCCGGTGACGGCGGCGGCAAAGCACCGGTCAATCCGGCGAAGATGATGCTCGGGCCTTGTCGCGGCTGCGTCGTACGTCTGGGCGCGCCCGGCGACGTGCTGATGGTCGGCGAAGGGATCGAGACCTGCCTTGCGGCCATGCAGGCGACGGGAAACGCCGCCTGGGCGGCGCTTTCAACCTCGGGCCTTCGGTCGCTCGATCTGCCGCGCGACGTTCGCGACGTGATTGTGCTCGCCGATGGCGACGAACCCGGCGAAGCAGCCGCGCGGGATTGTGCCCGGCGCTGGAAACGGGACGGACGCCGCGTTCGGATCGCCCGCCCGCCGCAAGGCATGGATTTCAACGATCTGCTCAAGGCACGCGCATCGGCCGTCACGGAGGGCGTGCGATGA
- a CDS encoding DUF5659 domain-containing protein has protein sequence MSTGQENSGLAGDEAPFETRDFYLACFLRCTGYDLIDLRPEGRRKVFVFRDRPTRRDDVLAFYGQGVAIPPLAFSATIKDMKALLHNA, from the coding sequence GTGTCAACTGGACAGGAAAACAGCGGTTTGGCGGGCGACGAAGCGCCGTTCGAGACGCGCGATTTCTATCTCGCATGCTTTCTGCGCTGCACGGGCTACGACCTCATTGACCTTCGCCCCGAAGGCCGGCGCAAAGTTTTCGTCTTCCGTGATCGTCCCACGCGCCGGGACGACGTGCTGGCCTTTTACGGCCAGGGCGTGGCGATCCCGCCGCTGGCGTTCTCCGCAACCATCAAAGATATGAAGGCTCTGCTGCACAATGCGTGA
- a CDS encoding ImmA/IrrE family metallo-endopeptidase produces MPKKVPYLDEQRIERDAAALLAEYQQARGVVITRQVPIEDIVEKHLKLGIEFDDMHRLLNHPRSGLGRDPDILGAMFFDERRIVIDESLDPEENPSMEGRYRFTLAHEGGGHWRLHRHLFAKDPAQVSLFNEPAPPSVVCRSSQAKEPIEWQADFYASCLLMPRKLVMAAWDEMFLIASRASCNREPPSTIPSSRSRASTARSGITTAPRLTRMCWTASPVRWPSSSWSRRSRCASGWKSSACSIARCRFSAFLPAADRSFF; encoded by the coding sequence ATGCCGAAGAAAGTGCCCTACCTCGACGAGCAGCGGATCGAGCGCGACGCTGCGGCGCTACTGGCCGAATACCAGCAAGCTCGTGGCGTCGTCATCACACGTCAGGTCCCGATCGAGGATATCGTCGAAAAGCACCTGAAGCTTGGCATCGAATTTGACGACATGCACCGGCTGCTCAACCATCCGCGCTCCGGCCTCGGTCGCGATCCCGACATCCTCGGTGCGATGTTCTTCGATGAGCGCCGCATCGTCATCGACGAGAGCCTCGACCCGGAGGAGAACCCGTCGATGGAAGGCCGCTATCGCTTCACGCTGGCGCACGAGGGCGGCGGGCATTGGCGGCTGCACCGTCACCTGTTCGCCAAGGACCCAGCACAGGTCTCCTTGTTCAACGAGCCAGCCCCGCCCTCGGTCGTCTGCCGTTCGAGCCAGGCGAAAGAACCCATCGAGTGGCAGGCGGATTTCTATGCGTCGTGTCTGCTGATGCCGCGCAAGCTGGTCATGGCTGCATGGGACGAGATGTTCCTGATCGCAAGCCGCGCGTCCTGCAACCGCGAACCCCCATCAACCATCCCTTCGTCGAGGTCCCGCGCGTCGACTGCCAGATCGGGGATCACGACTGCTCCGAGACTGACGAGAATGTGCTGGACCGCATCGCCCGTCCGCTGGCCGAGCAGTTCCTGGTCTCGCCGATCGCGATGCGCATCCGGCTGGAAAAGCTCGGCCTGCTCCATCGCGAGGTGCCGCTTCAGCGCATTCTTGCCGGCGGCGGATAGGTCTTTTTTTTAA
- a CDS encoding helix-turn-helix domain-containing protein, with protein MTSAKDKFGAFIRREREGKDIGLREMAKMIGVSPTYLSKVERDEFPPPAEDKVKAIAKIIQCDADDLLARAGRVSTDISDIIKRHPVELAALLRTTKGLTADDITRLARQAQKAKD; from the coding sequence ATGACCAGTGCAAAGGACAAGTTCGGGGCGTTCATCCGCAGAGAGAGAGAAGGCAAGGATATCGGTTTGCGCGAGATGGCGAAGATGATCGGGGTCAGCCCGACCTACCTGTCGAAAGTCGAACGGGATGAGTTCCCACCGCCGGCTGAAGACAAGGTGAAGGCAATCGCCAAGATCATCCAGTGCGATGCCGACGACCTGCTGGCACGTGCCGGGCGTGTGTCCACCGACATCTCGGACATCATCAAGCGCCATCCCGTTGAATTGGCGGCGCTCCTGCGTACCACCAAGGGTCTGACGGCCGACGACATCACCCGGCTGGCCCGGCAGGCACAGAAGGCAAAAGACTGA
- a CDS encoding tetratricopeptide repeat protein, with amino-acid sequence MNQVPHDYAEKFMSFQARVVVAVNGGRQGRPAVAALVSMILLFSAHAHSQDNSASDWQALNAESLNSFRSGDFARSSILGEQALAAARGSFGNSDPRTAISLNNLAALYRNQGRYAESEALLREALNVRRSMLGALHPDTLASLSNLAVLYQAQGRYAEAEVLLKEALEGSRATLGPRHPATLATLSNLAVLYQAQGRYAEAEVVLKEALEGNRATLGPRHPDTLTSLNNLAALYQAQGRYTEAEPLLQQAVTLRREVLGPHQPATLTSLNNLATLYKAQGRFTEAEPLLQQAVTLRQEVLGPRHRAMAESG; translated from the coding sequence GTGAACCAAGTACCGCATGATTACGCGGAAAAATTTATGTCATTCCAGGCAAGGGTAGTCGTTGCTGTGAATGGTGGAAGACAGGGGCGTCCCGCAGTCGCCGCGCTGGTTTCAATGATTTTGCTTTTTTCTGCCCACGCTCATTCGCAGGATAATAGTGCGTCTGACTGGCAGGCACTTAATGCCGAATCGCTCAACTCATTTCGATCGGGAGATTTTGCGCGGAGTTCTATCCTGGGTGAGCAAGCTCTTGCCGCCGCGCGAGGAAGTTTCGGAAATTCGGACCCTCGTACAGCAATAAGCCTCAACAACCTCGCAGCTCTCTACCGTAACCAGGGCCGTTATGCGGAAAGCGAGGCGCTACTGAGGGAGGCACTGAACGTGCGCCGAAGCATGCTCGGGGCGCTTCATCCTGACACGCTTGCAAGCCTCAGCAATCTTGCTGTCCTCTATCAAGCTCAGGGCCGCTACGCGGAAGCCGAGGTGCTGCTCAAGGAGGCGCTGGAGGGCAGCCGCGCAACGCTCGGGCCGCGCCACCCCGCCACCCTCGCAACCCTCAGCAATCTTGCTGTCCTCTATCAAGCTCAGGGCCGCTACGCGGAAGCCGAGGTGGTGCTCAAGGAGGCGCTGGAGGGTAACCGCGCAACGCTCGGGCCCCGTCATCCTGACACCCTCACAAGCCTCAACAACCTCGCGGCCCTTTACCAGGCCCAGGGCCGCTACACGGAAGCCGAGCCGCTGCTCCAGCAGGCGGTAACACTGCGCCGGGAGGTGCTCGGGCCGCATCAGCCCGCCACCCTCACAAGCCTCAACAACCTCGCGACCCTTTACAAGGCCCAGGGCCGCTTCACGGAAGCCGAGCCGCTGCTCCAGCAGGCGGTAACACTGCGCCAGGAAGTGCTCGGGCCGCGCCACCGAGCTATGGCGGAATCTGGGTGA